GGCGGTGATGGTCGTCCCGGTGCTGGCGTTGCGAGTATATTGTGTGGTCTTTCTTCCTTTGTAATTGGAGAGTCCCCAGCCCCACGGTGCAGATTCATCGTAATTGTAAGTGACGGTTGGTGTCCCATCGGAATAAGCGAGTCATCTGTTTGACCGTCCTCGCAACCGGTCCGTAAACTGGTCCGCCTGACGGAAGATCGGCCTGGCGGTACAGACATAATTGCCACCCACTCTTCGCTGCGCTCAGGATGGGGCAGCCACAGTTTGGGTGGTGCCGCGTGCTGCCATATAATCCGTCACGCTCATGCGGCTGCGGATGCTTCTTCTGCTTTGCTGTGCCCCGTCGCTCGTGGTTTGCGCGCAGCAGCGCCCTCCGATTACAGGCGTGGCCTACGTGACCGTAATCACGTCTGATCTTGAGAGAGCCCGGCAGTTTTATGGAAAGCAACTCGGGCTCACTGAGGTTTCAGCCGATGATGATCGGCTGCCGCGGGCCTTGCGCTTTCGGATTAATCCGCGGCAATACCTGAATGTGTGCTTTTTCGTGAAGCCGCCGACGAATTCCGTCAGCCGCCTGTACGAAGTTGCGTTCGAGACCCCGGATGCCGAGGCTCTGCGTCGGTTTCTTGCCGCGAACCATATAGAGGTTCCTGCCAGCGTCGATGGCGAGGGCGATGGAAGCCACGCGTTCCGAGTCAAAGATCCGGAGGGTAACCGCATCAGCTTTGTGCAATACGCCGCAGGGGCTGACGCTTCGGCAACGCAAGGAATTCGATCCGACAAGAGCGGCACGCCGCCTCCTATCAGCTCTCGTATGATCCACGCCGGTTTTGTCGTGCATGATCGAGCGGCAGAGGACCGCTTCTATCACGATCTGCTCGGCTTTCGGCTTTATTGGCAGGGTGGCATGAAGGAGGACAAAACCGACTGGGTCGATATGCAGGTCCCGGACGGCAGTGATTGGCTGGAATACATGCTGAATGTCAGGCCTGATGCTTCGCCGCGTGAACTGGGAGTGGTCAATCATTTTGCGCTGGGAGTTCCGAAGATCGAAGGGATTGTTGACCAACTACGGGCACGCGGATGGGATGGCGCGGACCGTCCACAGATCGGACGAGATGGAAAGTGGCAGCTCAATCTGTACGATCCCGACCTGACGCGGGCGGAGGTTATGGAGTTCCGTCCGATTCGAGTACCATGCTGTGCGCCATACAGCGACGCGCACCCGCACTGAGGTAGCGCGCTTCCTGGAGCCGAAAATGTACCTGCTTCGAATATTCCTACTGGTGGTTTTGATGGTCGACGTCTCAACGCTTGCCCAGACTGGATCCGGCGAATGGAAGGATTTGTTCAATGGCCGTGATCTCAGCGGATGGAAGCATGTTGGTCCGGGTGAGATGACGGTCAGCAACGGCCTCATCGAGACGCACGGTGGCATGGGCCTGCTGTACTGGACAGGAGGCAAGTTTGGAAATTGCGTGATCCGCGTGGTGTTTCAAATGGCGCATGAAAATGACAACTCGGGCGTGTTCATCCGCATTCCCATCGAACCGCGCGAGCCCTGGATGCCGGTGAACTACGGGTACGAGGCGCAAATCGACGGGCGCGAGGACGATTATCACGTGACGGGCGTGCTGTATTCGCTGACCAAGGCGATGGCGAGACCTGGGAAGCCGGGACCGGAGTGGAACACGATGGAGATCACTCTCGACGGGCCGCGCACAATCGTGATGGTGAACGGTGTCAAGGTAACTGACTACAGCGAAGGCCAGCCGGTTCCCGAGCGCCAGAAGGAGTATGAACCGACACGCGGGCCACGGCCTAACGAGGGATATATTGGTCTGCAAAATCACAGCGACAAGGATGTGGTGCTCTTCAAGCAGGTGCAGGTGAAGCCGCTGCGGCCATGATGCGTGATTGAGGCGCCAGGGAATTTCGCTTCAGCAAAGAACGGAAAAGGTTGCGGGAAAAATCTCTTTGCGATGGATGAATTTTCCCCAAGGCTGAAAGCCCGAATGATTTTTGTCATTTGCGGACGGCTTGAGGGCTATCCCCTTCAAAGCCAATCTGGAGTCTACTGTGCATAAATTCTCACGGCGCGATTTTCTACAGACCACGGCGGCGGCAGCCGGAGCGGCGGTTGCCGGCCACACGATTCTTCTCGAACCTGAGCGCGCCTGGACGGCGCCATCCCCCGCGCCTAGCGATCGCGTCCGCTTCGGGATCATTGGCGTTGGAATGCAAGGCTCGCCGCTGCTGACGAATGCGATCAAATTAGAGGGAGTGGAGTGCGCAGCCGCGTGCGATGTGTATGACGGGCGCCACACGCTGGCGCGCGAGATTGCAGGGCCTAATGTGCCAACCACGCGCCGCTACCAGGAATTGCTCGAAAATCGCGAAATTGACTGTGTGATCGTGGCCGTCCCCGATCACTGGCACAAGCGCATCGTGGTGGACGCGGTGAGCGCGGGCAAAGACGTCTACTGCGAGAAGCCGATGTCGCATAGCCTCTCAGATGGAAATGAGATGGTCGCGGCGGCACAGAAGAGTAATCGCATCGTACAGGTGGGATCGCAGCGCACCAGTTCGGCAATTCTGGGCAAGGCGCGCGAACTGTACAGCCAGGGCGCGATCGGCGATTTGCTGCAGGTGGAATTGTCGCTGGGGCGGAACGATCCAACGGGCGCCTGGGAGTATCCTCCGCCGCCGGATCTTTCTCCGGCCAACCTGGATTGGGAGACCTGGCTCGGACCCGCGCCGCGCAAGCCATTCGATCCTTATACATTCGCGCGCTGGCGTTGCTGGAAGGAATATGGAACCGGAGTCGCCGGCGACCTGATGGTGCACTTGGTCAGCGGAGTGCAGTTCATTACCGGGATCAATCAGGCGCCGGACAACGCATTTGCCTATGGCGGGATCGTCCGCTGGAAGGATGGACGCAATATGCCGGACCTGCACACTGTGCTCTTTGAATATGGCCGCATGCCGGTATATGTGCGGCTGACCCTGGGCACAGAGACACCTGAGATGACACGCATCATGGGATCGAAGGGCCTGCTGGAGATCACCGACCGCACTCTGACGTACACACCGCAACCCGGAGTCGATCTGGAGCCCAGCTATTACTCGCAGGGCTTCCCGCACCAAATGCGGGAAGAGTACATCCGGCAGTGGCACGAGGAGCACAAGTCGCAGCCAGGACACGAAAGGCTGGCGGAGGTTACTACTTATCGCGGTCCTTCCTACAACGACCTGCAGCCGCACTTGTGGAACTTCTTTGAGGCGGTGCGCACGCGCAAGCCGGTGCTG
The sequence above is drawn from the Terriglobales bacterium genome and encodes:
- a CDS encoding VOC family protein, with product MLLLLCCAPSLVVCAQQRPPITGVAYVTVITSDLERARQFYGKQLGLTEVSADDDRLPRALRFRINPRQYLNVCFFVKPPTNSVSRLYEVAFETPDAEALRRFLAANHIEVPASVDGEGDGSHAFRVKDPEGNRISFVQYAAGADASATQGIRSDKSGTPPPISSRMIHAGFVVHDRAAEDRFYHDLLGFRLYWQGGMKEDKTDWVDMQVPDGSDWLEYMLNVRPDASPRELGVVNHFALGVPKIEGIVDQLRARGWDGADRPQIGRDGKWQLNLYDPDLTRAEVMEFRPIRVPCCAPYSDAHPH
- a CDS encoding DUF1080 domain-containing protein — encoded protein: MYLLRIFLLVVLMVDVSTLAQTGSGEWKDLFNGRDLSGWKHVGPGEMTVSNGLIETHGGMGLLYWTGGKFGNCVIRVVFQMAHENDNSGVFIRIPIEPREPWMPVNYGYEAQIDGREDDYHVTGVLYSLTKAMARPGKPGPEWNTMEITLDGPRTIVMVNGVKVTDYSEGQPVPERQKEYEPTRGPRPNEGYIGLQNHSDKDVVLFKQVQVKPLRP
- a CDS encoding Gfo/Idh/MocA family oxidoreductase translates to MHKFSRRDFLQTTAAAAGAAVAGHTILLEPERAWTAPSPAPSDRVRFGIIGVGMQGSPLLTNAIKLEGVECAAACDVYDGRHTLAREIAGPNVPTTRRYQELLENREIDCVIVAVPDHWHKRIVVDAVSAGKDVYCEKPMSHSLSDGNEMVAAAQKSNRIVQVGSQRTSSAILGKARELYSQGAIGDLLQVELSLGRNDPTGAWEYPPPPDLSPANLDWETWLGPAPRKPFDPYTFARWRCWKEYGTGVAGDLMVHLVSGVQFITGINQAPDNAFAYGGIVRWKDGRNMPDLHTVLFEYGRMPVYVRLTLGTETPEMTRIMGSKGLLEITDRTLTYTPQPGVDLEPSYYSQGFPHQMREEYIRQWHEEHKSQPGHERLAEVTTYRGPSYNDLQPHLWNFFEAVRTRKPVLQDAVFGHHAAAACHLANQAYFRSIGEKS